Proteins found in one Stigmatella erecta genomic segment:
- a CDS encoding nuclear transport factor 2 family protein yields the protein MDRAQRFVDALAKLEENGELEALVSLFAEDAQVSNAASSHRFSGQDGAREFWRHYKGTLKQVKSTFRNMIESGDRVALEWESNGTAHNGKAVSYEGVSIIEWDGDRICRFYAYFDPELLGREITDGVAPRSEPPATTPA from the coding sequence ATGGATCGAGCGCAGCGTTTCGTGGACGCACTGGCGAAGCTGGAAGAGAACGGAGAGCTGGAGGCGCTGGTCTCGCTCTTCGCGGAGGATGCGCAGGTGAGCAACGCGGCCTCCTCGCACCGGTTCTCGGGCCAGGACGGTGCGCGGGAGTTCTGGCGCCACTACAAGGGCACGCTCAAGCAGGTGAAGTCCACCTTCCGGAACATGATCGAATCCGGGGACCGGGTGGCGCTGGAGTGGGAGTCCAACGGCACGGCCCACAACGGCAAGGCGGTCAGCTACGAGGGCGTCTCCATCATCGAATGGGATGGAGACCGCATCTGCCGCTTCTACGCCTACTTCGACCCGGAGCTGCTGGGGCGGGAAATCACGGACGGGGTGGCGCCGCGCTCGGAGCCTCCCGCGACGACGCCCGCGTAG
- the thiD gene encoding bifunctional hydroxymethylpyrimidine kinase/phosphomethylpyrimidine kinase, with product METPRKVATALTIAGSDSGGGAGIQADLRTFAFHRVHGTSALTAVTAQNTQGVSRVDVLPAMAVAAQVEAVATDIGVDALKTGMLVNQQIIISVAHQVRALKLRPLVVDPVMVSRAGSQLIDDHAIGALRELLLPLATVVTPNRHEAQLLAGVELHTLEDMREAARRIHRLGAQSVLIKGGGMPGPLCGTDVWFDGLQFETLNLGFVETPNTHGTGCTLSAALTAHLALGRSALEATRLAKAYVTAALRHPLALGQGNGPFSHFFTLGQGPQGG from the coding sequence ATGGAAACCCCCAGGAAGGTGGCAACGGCCCTCACCATCGCGGGTTCGGACAGCGGTGGCGGCGCGGGCATCCAGGCGGACCTGCGCACCTTCGCGTTCCACCGCGTCCATGGCACCAGCGCGCTGACCGCCGTCACCGCGCAGAACACGCAAGGCGTCAGCCGCGTGGACGTGCTGCCCGCCATGGCCGTCGCCGCCCAGGTCGAGGCGGTGGCCACCGACATCGGCGTGGATGCCCTCAAGACGGGCATGCTCGTCAATCAGCAGATCATCATCTCCGTGGCCCACCAGGTGCGCGCCCTCAAGCTCCGCCCGCTCGTGGTGGATCCCGTCATGGTCTCCCGCGCCGGCTCCCAGCTCATCGATGACCACGCCATCGGCGCCCTGCGCGAGCTGCTCTTGCCCCTGGCCACCGTCGTCACCCCCAACCGCCACGAGGCCCAGCTCCTCGCGGGCGTGGAGCTCCACACCCTGGAGGACATGCGCGAGGCCGCGCGCCGCATCCACCGGCTCGGCGCCCAGTCGGTCCTCATCAAGGGCGGCGGCATGCCCGGCCCCCTGTGTGGCACCGACGTCTGGTTCGATGGCCTGCAGTTCGAGACGCTGAACCTGGGCTTCGTGGAGACCCCCAACACCCACGGCACCGGCTGCACCCTGTCCGCGGCCCTCACCGCGCACCTGGCCCTCGGGCGCTCCGCCCTGGAGGCCACGCGGCTCGCCAAGGCCTATGTCACCGCCGCGCTGCGTCATCCGCTGGCCCTGGGCCAGGGCAACGGCCCCTTCAGCCACTTCTTCACCCTGGGCCAAGGCCCCCAGGGTGGGTGA
- a CDS encoding CBS domain-containing protein: MADRRLDNGRDDVRAQRPNPQGGVGAVALHDSEVSTRSAEAAPPGSRERSESSVSGYAPERDEEYAQRQGRFHRAAAMRMAQPRTSTQGPGSPRELGYGGPSGPYGQDDRDDRYAIGRGQVARMGQQDVRHSLELRREPGDENYRAWDRGGYGGEPGRLREDHGEYAGTQGQPYGDYSVPARQGVSAGRRGAPVEQGPSPSGRYDPLLGMGHASPGQPGMGVNVGTRSTAAQGTGRRSWQREPLTAREIMTRGVKTLRRDSALREVAQLMKDEDCGAVPIVDERGALVGIVTDRDLVIRAFTGGKTPDQLRAGDVMTDDVECVHPDEDLFSIIELMGKRQIRRIPVVDRDDHLIGIISLGDIAHRADYDEEVQEALERISSRRSFWKRLF; the protein is encoded by the coding sequence ATGGCCGACAGACGCTTGGACAATGGCAGGGACGACGTTCGCGCGCAGCGCCCCAACCCCCAGGGCGGCGTGGGGGCCGTCGCCCTTCACGACTCGGAGGTTTCCACCCGCTCCGCCGAGGCGGCCCCGCCGGGCTCGCGCGAGCGCTCCGAGTCCAGCGTGAGCGGCTATGCGCCCGAGCGCGACGAGGAATACGCCCAGCGCCAGGGGCGCTTCCACCGCGCCGCCGCGATGCGCATGGCGCAGCCGCGCACCAGCACGCAAGGCCCAGGCAGCCCACGGGAGCTGGGCTACGGCGGCCCCTCGGGCCCCTACGGACAGGACGACCGGGATGACCGCTACGCCATCGGCAGGGGCCAGGTGGCGCGGATGGGCCAGCAGGATGTGCGCCACTCGCTGGAGCTGCGCCGCGAGCCGGGCGATGAGAACTACCGCGCGTGGGACCGCGGCGGCTACGGCGGCGAGCCAGGGCGCCTGCGCGAGGACCACGGGGAATACGCGGGCACCCAGGGCCAACCCTACGGCGACTACAGCGTCCCAGCCCGCCAGGGCGTGTCCGCCGGGCGCCGGGGCGCCCCCGTCGAGCAGGGCCCGTCCCCCTCTGGCCGGTATGATCCGCTGCTGGGCATGGGGCACGCCAGCCCGGGTCAGCCCGGCATGGGCGTGAACGTGGGCACCCGGAGCACGGCGGCCCAGGGCACGGGCCGCCGCAGCTGGCAGCGCGAGCCGCTCACCGCCCGGGAAATCATGACGCGCGGGGTGAAGACGCTGCGCCGGGACAGCGCCCTGCGCGAGGTGGCCCAGCTCATGAAGGACGAGGACTGCGGCGCCGTGCCCATCGTGGACGAGCGGGGCGCGCTGGTGGGCATCGTCACCGACCGGGACCTGGTCATCCGGGCCTTCACGGGCGGCAAGACGCCGGACCAGCTGCGCGCCGGGGACGTCATGACGGACGACGTGGAGTGCGTCCACCCGGACGAGGACCTCTTCAGCATCATCGAGCTGATGGGCAAGCGGCAGATCCGCCGCATCCCCGTGGTGGACCGGGACGACCACCTCATCGGCATCATCTCGCTGGGGGACATCGCCCACCGCGCCGACTACGACGAGGAAGTGCAGGAGGCGCTGGAGCGCATCTCGTCCCGGCGCTCCTTCTGGAAGCGGCTGTTCTAG
- a CDS encoding ArsA family ATPase: protein MSLRAVLRDKRVLVLCGAGGVGKTTTAAALGVAAARAGRKVLVLTIDPARRLAEAMGLPESGAEPTAVAPHILHGSKAAGAGRLDVWMLDPGIVFERMVRRLSPSPEAVRSILEHRFYGFLTELVAGIQEYAAAEALDQYIHEGQHELIVLDTPPSRHALDFLDAPGRLARFLDDRVVALFGPQEGSGGGLWRRATRLIGNVLGTIFGETFTTDLRTFIGATSGLFAGIRLRSDRLRERLSSAEATFLLVTSPEAAALEEVRYFQQTLTERGLPCAGYVLNRSWAREETLPTPQDLRRQVPPGDAAASAGVDALEQLAQRERTRAQEHRELLTQLAKNLPKGSVAVAAPEASGELESFEGLARLGESLAAR from the coding sequence ATGAGCCTGAGGGCGGTACTGCGGGACAAGCGCGTGCTCGTGCTGTGCGGGGCGGGCGGCGTGGGCAAGACGACGACGGCGGCGGCGCTGGGCGTGGCCGCCGCGCGCGCGGGGCGCAAGGTGCTGGTGCTCACGATTGATCCGGCGCGGCGGCTCGCGGAGGCCATGGGCCTGCCCGAGAGCGGCGCGGAGCCCACCGCCGTGGCCCCGCACATCCTGCATGGGAGCAAGGCCGCGGGCGCGGGCCGGCTGGATGTGTGGATGCTGGACCCGGGCATCGTGTTCGAGCGCATGGTGCGGCGGCTGTCCCCCTCGCCCGAGGCGGTGCGCTCCATCCTGGAGCACCGCTTCTACGGCTTCCTGACGGAGCTGGTGGCCGGCATCCAGGAGTACGCGGCCGCCGAGGCGCTCGACCAGTACATCCACGAGGGCCAGCACGAGCTCATCGTGCTGGACACCCCGCCGAGCCGGCACGCGCTGGACTTCCTCGATGCGCCGGGGCGCCTGGCGCGCTTCCTGGATGATCGCGTGGTGGCGCTCTTCGGCCCGCAGGAGGGCTCCGGCGGCGGCCTGTGGCGGCGGGCCACGCGGCTCATCGGCAACGTGCTGGGCACCATCTTCGGCGAGACGTTCACCACCGACCTGCGCACCTTCATCGGCGCCACGAGCGGGCTGTTCGCCGGCATCCGCCTGCGCTCGGACCGGCTGCGCGAGCGGCTGTCCTCGGCGGAGGCCACCTTCCTGCTCGTCACCTCGCCCGAGGCGGCGGCCCTGGAGGAGGTGCGCTACTTCCAGCAGACGCTCACCGAGCGGGGCCTGCCGTGTGCCGGGTACGTGCTCAACCGGAGCTGGGCGCGGGAGGAGACCCTGCCCACGCCCCAGGACTTGCGGCGCCAGGTGCCCCCGGGGGACGCGGCGGCGAGCGCGGGCGTGGACGCGCTGGAGCAGCTCGCCCAGCGCGAGCGGACCCGGGCCCAGGAGCACCGGGAGCTGCTCACGCAGCTGGCGAAGAACCTGCCCAAGGGCTCCGTGGCGGTGGCCGCGCCCGAGGCCAGTGGAGAGCTGGAGAGCTTCGAGGGCCTGGCGCGGCTGGGCGAGTCGCTCGCGGCGAGGTGA
- a CDS encoding ArsA-related P-loop ATPase — translation MLEALWTKRALLVSGKGGVGKSTLAATLARAAVRAGHTVLLAEVTPSTEGPSVLGPLVGAKGPGTEVTPVEPGLSFLRISAATGHRRFLEDVLPMRLMADAALRSRALRRFLEAGPSLRELGLMYQMLDLVRQTGPEGRARYPLCVMDLPATGHALAMASLPRAILSLLPGGPIGRAVREGLEFLQDPVRTAVLLATLPEPLPVSEALQLAGEVRRLGMPLAAALLNRMPENPFPTPESRAALGKLLAAGGPHEGSRALSRLEVAEASRARLEQGIAAPLLCLPDLLASGPALVEQLAAALIPLNARLSRKEAP, via the coding sequence GTGCTGGAAGCGTTGTGGACCAAAAGGGCCTTGCTGGTCTCCGGGAAGGGAGGCGTGGGCAAGAGCACCCTCGCGGCCACCCTGGCCCGGGCGGCGGTACGCGCGGGCCATACGGTGCTCCTGGCGGAAGTCACCCCGTCCACGGAGGGCCCCTCGGTGCTGGGCCCGCTGGTGGGCGCGAAGGGGCCGGGCACGGAGGTGACGCCGGTGGAGCCCGGCCTGTCCTTCCTGCGCATCTCCGCGGCCACGGGCCACCGGCGCTTCCTGGAGGACGTGCTGCCCATGCGCCTCATGGCGGACGCGGCCCTGCGCTCGCGCGCCCTGCGGCGCTTCCTGGAGGCGGGCCCCTCGCTCCGGGAGCTGGGGCTCATGTACCAGATGCTGGATCTGGTGCGGCAGACGGGGCCGGAGGGCCGCGCCCGCTACCCGCTGTGCGTGATGGACTTGCCGGCCACCGGGCACGCGCTGGCCATGGCCTCGCTGCCGCGCGCCATCCTGTCGCTCTTGCCCGGCGGGCCCATTGGCCGCGCGGTGCGCGAGGGGCTCGAGTTCCTGCAGGATCCGGTGCGCACCGCGGTGCTGCTGGCCACGCTGCCGGAGCCCCTGCCGGTGAGCGAGGCGCTCCAGCTGGCAGGCGAGGTGCGCCGCCTGGGGATGCCCCTGGCCGCCGCGCTGCTCAACCGCATGCCCGAGAACCCCTTTCCCACCCCGGAGTCCCGGGCCGCCCTGGGCAAGCTGCTCGCGGCGGGCGGGCCGCACGAGGGCTCGCGGGCCCTGTCTCGGCTGGAGGTGGCGGAGGCCTCGCGGGCCCGGCTGGAGCAGGGCATCGCCGCGCCGCTGCTGTGCCTGCCGGACCTGCTCGCCTCGGGGCCCGCGCTGGTGGAGCAGCTCGCCGCGGCCCTCATCCCTTTGAATGCACGGCTGAGCCGGAAAGAGGCGCCATGA
- a CDS encoding N-acetyltransferase, which yields MSEWNFVEIARLFERKQGTAAVELALESQELADGWMAYGGQGSYVNKSCGFGFDQPVTEAQLDALEAFFASRGVEPKVELSPFAPPALLESLGRRGFVLREFVNVLYRPLRAGEDLRTLPHGWPEGVRIERVDPTDEAAVREFVEVSSSGFMPEGEPLSPVFLELGIKSVRYPGTTAYVARIGKEAAGAGSCESSGGLTCLFGTSVKPAFRRRGIQQALIAARLARGQEQGSTLAIIASGPGIPTERNATRLGFAMAYSRVALVKPGKGLVPSP from the coding sequence ATGAGCGAATGGAACTTCGTCGAGATCGCTCGACTGTTCGAGCGCAAGCAGGGCACCGCCGCGGTGGAGCTGGCCCTGGAGTCCCAGGAGCTCGCCGACGGGTGGATGGCCTACGGCGGCCAGGGTTCCTATGTGAACAAGTCCTGTGGCTTCGGCTTCGACCAGCCCGTCACCGAGGCCCAGCTCGATGCGCTCGAGGCGTTCTTCGCCTCGCGCGGGGTGGAGCCCAAGGTCGAGCTGAGCCCCTTTGCCCCCCCGGCCCTGCTGGAGAGCCTGGGCCGGCGCGGCTTCGTCCTCCGGGAGTTCGTCAACGTGCTCTACCGGCCCCTGCGCGCCGGGGAGGACTTGCGCACGCTCCCCCACGGGTGGCCGGAGGGCGTCCGCATCGAGCGGGTGGACCCCACGGACGAGGCGGCGGTGCGCGAGTTCGTGGAGGTGTCCAGCAGCGGCTTCATGCCCGAGGGCGAGCCCCTGTCGCCGGTGTTCCTGGAGCTGGGAATCAAGAGCGTGCGCTACCCGGGCACCACCGCGTACGTGGCCCGCATCGGCAAGGAGGCCGCGGGGGCCGGCAGCTGCGAGTCGAGCGGCGGGCTCACGTGCCTGTTCGGCACCTCGGTGAAGCCCGCGTTCCGCCGCCGGGGCATCCAGCAGGCGCTGATCGCCGCGCGGCTGGCGCGGGGCCAGGAGCAGGGCAGCACCCTGGCCATCATCGCCTCGGGGCCGGGCATTCCCACCGAGCGGAACGCGACGCGGCTGGGCTTCGCCATGGCCTACTCGCGCGTGGCGCTGGTGAAGCCCGGAAAGGGGCTCGTGCCCTCCCCCTGA
- a CDS encoding ROK family protein, with protein sequence MTRRPKEDRKRLLGGLDLGGTKIQAVVLDEHGTVLSQARRATPQEGGPPAIVEALAAALQDVTQPLALEPSALTGVGVGAPGAVNAATGTLLQAGNLPGWSGPYALAEALTGRVQVPVYLGNDVQVAVAAEARLGAGRAYRSLLGVWWGTGVGGGIILDGQRWLGRGAAGEIGHTVVRRGGARCSCGRRGCLEAYAGRGAMERKARKALERGEKTRLFDTMAQEGKDRLTSGVWLKALKKGDPVAVKLIDRALRMLGAGIASAVNLLDVEAVIMGGGLGTRLGQPYVDRLRVLMKPHLFVPQRPPDVHLAGLGELSGAIGAALLAEPAAEVLAPRGGPPA encoded by the coding sequence ATGACACGCAGGCCCAAGGAAGACCGGAAGCGGCTGCTCGGGGGGCTGGACCTGGGGGGAACGAAGATCCAGGCCGTGGTGCTGGATGAGCACGGCACCGTCCTGAGCCAGGCCCGCCGCGCCACGCCGCAGGAAGGCGGGCCGCCCGCCATCGTCGAGGCGCTGGCCGCCGCGCTCCAGGACGTGACGCAGCCCCTGGCGCTGGAGCCCTCGGCGCTCACGGGGGTGGGCGTGGGGGCGCCGGGCGCGGTGAACGCCGCCACCGGCACGCTGCTCCAGGCGGGAAACCTGCCGGGCTGGAGCGGGCCCTACGCGCTCGCCGAGGCGCTCACGGGGCGGGTCCAGGTGCCCGTGTACCTGGGCAATGACGTGCAGGTGGCGGTGGCGGCCGAGGCCCGGCTGGGCGCGGGGCGCGCCTACCGCTCGCTGCTCGGGGTGTGGTGGGGCACGGGCGTGGGCGGCGGCATCATCCTGGATGGCCAGCGGTGGCTCGGCCGGGGGGCGGCGGGGGAAATTGGCCACACGGTGGTCCGGCGCGGCGGGGCGCGGTGCTCGTGCGGCCGGCGCGGCTGTCTGGAGGCCTATGCCGGGCGCGGCGCGATGGAGCGCAAGGCGCGCAAGGCCCTGGAGCGCGGGGAGAAGACGCGCCTGTTCGACACGATGGCGCAGGAGGGCAAGGACCGGCTGACCAGCGGGGTGTGGCTCAAGGCGCTGAAGAAGGGGGACCCCGTGGCGGTGAAGCTCATCGACCGGGCCCTGCGGATGCTGGGCGCGGGCATCGCCTCGGCGGTGAACCTGCTGGACGTGGAGGCGGTCATCATGGGCGGCGGGCTGGGGACGCGGCTGGGGCAGCCCTACGTGGACCGGCTGCGCGTCCTGATGAAGCCGCACCTGTTCGTCCCGCAGCGGCCGCCGGACGTGCACCTCGCGGGGCTGGGGGAGCTGTCGGGGGCCATCGGCGCGGCGCTGCTGGCCGAGCCCGCGGCGGAGGTCCTCGCCCCCCGCGGGGGCCCCCCCGCCTGA
- a CDS encoding cytochrome P450, with translation MPKTERPARATSAPPTPVPASRCPHLGDEYNPFKGPHLQTPYPFFARLRKEAPVSFNSMLGMWLVSRQEDINEVLNNAPSYSSASMLTSASQLTDEALEILGPGPILHDSPLNTDPPAHTRLRRLLQRGFLPSRIARQEASTRQLANALIEKFIHKGRADLVSEFTYPFPMHVILSMVGVPHEDMDRVKRWCDDLFGLIFSQVAPEAQPAMARGIVEYRAYCADLIEQRRREPREDLTSYLVHTEPGADSLNTPELISLLGGSLIGAGHEATTAQLGLILLNLLEQPERWQALCENPSLIPRAVEECIRLESASHGMVRTAVEDVRIGGVHLPQGSRLLLLYSSANHDESGHANPERYDVHRQSLHHLGFGHGVHYCLGSHLARLEMCVAIELFVQRMPGLRLVPHQDVGYHQELLILRNITQLQVEWPVEAPPPGPDGAAQSPG, from the coding sequence ATGCCTAAAACCGAGCGACCCGCGCGCGCTACTTCGGCCCCGCCCACCCCCGTGCCCGCCTCACGGTGCCCTCACCTGGGCGATGAGTACAACCCGTTCAAAGGTCCGCACCTCCAGACGCCCTATCCGTTCTTCGCGCGGCTCCGGAAGGAGGCGCCCGTCAGCTTCAACTCCATGCTGGGCATGTGGCTCGTCAGCCGCCAGGAGGACATCAACGAGGTGCTCAACAACGCCCCGAGCTACTCCTCGGCCAGCATGCTCACCTCCGCCTCCCAGCTGACGGACGAGGCGCTCGAGATCCTGGGGCCGGGGCCCATCCTCCACGACAGCCCGCTCAACACGGATCCGCCGGCCCACACCCGGCTGCGCCGGCTGCTGCAGCGCGGCTTTCTGCCCTCGCGCATCGCCCGCCAGGAGGCCAGCACCCGGCAGCTCGCCAACGCCCTCATCGAGAAGTTCATCCACAAGGGCCGGGCGGACCTCGTCAGCGAGTTCACCTATCCGTTCCCCATGCACGTCATCCTCAGCATGGTGGGCGTGCCCCACGAGGACATGGACCGCGTGAAGCGCTGGTGCGATGACCTGTTCGGGCTCATCTTCTCGCAGGTGGCCCCGGAGGCGCAGCCCGCCATGGCGCGCGGCATCGTCGAGTACCGGGCCTACTGCGCGGACCTCATCGAGCAGCGGCGGCGCGAGCCCCGGGAGGATTTGACCAGCTACCTGGTGCACACCGAGCCGGGCGCGGACAGCCTGAACACCCCGGAGCTCATCTCGCTCCTGGGCGGCTCGCTGATTGGCGCCGGGCACGAGGCCACCACGGCCCAGCTCGGGCTCATCCTGCTCAACCTGCTGGAGCAGCCCGAGCGCTGGCAGGCGCTGTGCGAGAACCCGTCGCTCATTCCGCGCGCCGTGGAGGAGTGCATCCGCCTGGAGTCCGCCTCCCACGGCATGGTGCGCACCGCGGTCGAGGACGTGCGCATCGGCGGGGTGCACCTGCCCCAGGGCTCCCGGCTGCTGCTGCTCTACAGCTCCGCGAACCACGACGAGTCCGGGCACGCGAACCCGGAGCGGTACGACGTGCACCGGCAGAGCCTCCACCACCTGGGCTTCGGCCACGGCGTCCACTACTGCCTGGGCTCGCACCTGGCCCGGCTCGAGATGTGCGTCGCCATCGAGCTGTTCGTCCAGCGCATGCCGGGGCTCCGGCTGGTGCCCCATCAGGACGTGGGCTACCACCAGGAGCTGCTCATCCTGCGCAACATCACCCAGCTCCAGGTGGAGTGGCCCGTGGAGGCCCCTCCGCCCGGACCGGACGGCGCCGCTCAGTCCCCGGGGTAG
- a CDS encoding response regulator gives MPERGVADETALATIRSGFRATAPERLAQLRRHADAWKAQAPGAAAQLAQSSHTLRLTADSLGFSEVARIAGEMERLADGDAPPFSPHILGLLQSLADAFSLPPNQPHASPQRPRVLLRLTDSLLAGELTRALEALGVETLGAPTDDEALRMLTSERPAERLVVGPILMPALRSALRTLNTPPLLIQLVPAAEARAGGREGVDAVFALGTPPALLAREIASLQRSAPVRFRVLAVDEDSSVLASARAVLEAAGMEVVTLNDARNLFSSLQRHHPDLLLLDVAMPSVDGLELLSQLRGEPAWRNLTIVFQTSRDTATERVRAFQLGVDDYLLKPVQPSELRVRLLAHLQRRASLRSSLEKDASTGLANAHSLVRTLTRHLEASTSAPVSVALIRFPRADAASEHASRLSARMRPSDMLARWDERTLALTRPGEDARATLSFLQAPPGLGEAQVGVADNRAQPGTGAQALLVAAELNVGKSLERQGAALKAEAPPSVPFRPSPPPGVSSPVTRPPLSRPETLPPLPPRATQPVALPKPSPSPPRDEASPTPTPRPLSARAEPGAAGASRSRRILVADDEPALRRVLQRLLEQEGYVVETAEDGEEALNRLLNPSLTPVDLLLLDVHMPRRSGIDVLRALKERGSTVRALVLSARVRDGDVVNLLGEGAADFVAKPFSIHTLLARVSRLLTKGA, from the coding sequence ATGCCTGAGCGCGGTGTCGCAGACGAGACAGCCCTGGCAACCATCCGGAGTGGCTTCCGGGCCACCGCGCCCGAAAGGCTTGCCCAGCTGCGCCGCCATGCCGATGCGTGGAAGGCCCAGGCGCCGGGGGCCGCGGCCCAGCTCGCCCAGTCCTCGCACACCCTGCGCCTCACCGCCGATTCGCTCGGCTTCTCCGAGGTGGCCCGCATCGCCGGGGAGATGGAGCGCCTGGCCGACGGGGATGCCCCGCCGTTCTCGCCCCACATCCTGGGGCTGCTGCAATCCCTGGCGGATGCCTTCTCCCTGCCCCCCAACCAGCCGCACGCCTCCCCGCAGCGCCCCCGCGTGCTGCTGCGGCTGACGGACTCGCTGCTGGCCGGAGAGCTCACCCGCGCCCTGGAGGCGCTGGGCGTGGAGACCCTCGGGGCGCCCACGGACGACGAGGCGCTGCGGATGCTCACCTCGGAGCGCCCCGCGGAGCGGCTCGTGGTGGGCCCCATCCTCATGCCCGCGCTGCGCTCGGCCCTGCGCACGCTCAACACGCCGCCGCTGCTCATCCAGCTGGTGCCCGCCGCCGAGGCGCGCGCCGGCGGCCGCGAGGGCGTGGACGCGGTGTTCGCGCTGGGCACGCCCCCGGCCCTGCTGGCCCGGGAGATCGCCTCGCTCCAGCGCTCGGCCCCAGTGCGCTTCCGCGTCCTGGCCGTGGACGAGGACTCGTCCGTGCTGGCCAGCGCCCGGGCGGTGCTGGAGGCGGCGGGCATGGAGGTGGTGACGCTCAACGACGCGCGCAACCTCTTCTCCAGCCTCCAGCGCCACCACCCGGACCTGCTGCTGCTGGACGTGGCCATGCCCTCGGTGGACGGCCTGGAGCTGCTCTCCCAGCTCCGGGGCGAGCCCGCCTGGCGCAACCTCACCATCGTCTTCCAGACGTCGCGGGACACCGCCACCGAGCGGGTGCGCGCCTTCCAGCTGGGCGTGGACGACTACCTGCTCAAGCCCGTGCAGCCCTCCGAGCTGCGCGTGCGGCTGCTCGCCCACCTGCAGCGCCGCGCCTCGCTGCGCTCCTCGCTGGAGAAGGACGCCTCCACGGGGCTCGCCAACGCGCACTCCCTGGTGCGCACCCTCACCCGGCACCTGGAGGCGAGCACCTCCGCGCCCGTCTCCGTGGCGCTGATCCGCTTTCCCCGGGCCGATGCCGCCTCCGAGCACGCCTCGCGCCTGAGCGCGCGGATGCGCCCCAGCGACATGCTGGCGCGCTGGGACGAGCGCACGCTCGCGCTGACGCGGCCGGGCGAGGACGCCCGCGCCACCCTCTCCTTCCTCCAGGCGCCTCCGGGGCTGGGCGAGGCCCAGGTGGGGGTGGCCGACAACCGGGCCCAGCCTGGCACCGGGGCCCAGGCGCTGCTCGTGGCCGCCGAGCTCAACGTGGGCAAGAGCCTGGAGCGGCAGGGCGCCGCCCTCAAGGCGGAAGCGCCCCCGTCCGTCCCCTTCCGGCCCTCGCCGCCTCCGGGGGTGTCCTCCCCCGTCACCCGGCCGCCCCTCTCCCGCCCGGAGACCCTGCCGCCCCTGCCCCCGCGCGCCACGCAGCCGGTGGCCCTGCCCAAGCCCTCGCCGTCCCCCCCGCGGGACGAGGCCAGCCCCACCCCCACCCCCCGCCCCCTCTCCGCCCGGGCCGAGCCCGGGGCCGCGGGCGCCTCGCGCTCCCGCCGCATCCTGGTCGCCGATGACGAGCCGGCGCTGCGCCGGGTGCTCCAGCGCCTGCTGGAGCAGGAGGGCTACGTGGTGGAGACGGCCGAGGACGGCGAGGAGGCCCTGAACCGGCTGCTGAACCCCAGCCTGACGCCGGTGGACCTGCTGCTGCTGGATGTCCACATGCCCCGGCGCTCGGGCATCGACGTGCTGCGCGCCCTGAAGGAGCGCGGCTCGACCGTGCGGGCCCTGGTGCTGTCCGCGCGCGTGCGCGACGGCGACGTCGTCAACCTGCTGGGAGAGGGGGCCGCGGACTTCGTGGCCAAGCCCTTCTCCATTCACACCCTGCTCGCCCGGGTGTCGCGCCTGCTCACCAAGGGCGCCTGA
- a CDS encoding GNAT family N-acetyltransferase, translated as MTTSPKSRGEPSSSLEVRVRRIHRRDLNRTWEFLKLVFRDVNRETVEYQRPRTKRRFMEVYSAEGVEQLLYEVGSDIVGYSECAYEASGDDNWVNPRWFEKRGMRPLFVEELAVHPDYQGRGVGGFMLEQLQHLARTRGCTHLMLEVAENNESALAWYRARSFYKLDAAIFLAQKVPGEPELLPPRRLKRKQAASPEAPAGATPTTGPAPAEGGSARAGARRRSK; from the coding sequence ATGACGACGTCCCCCAAGTCCCGTGGCGAGCCCTCCTCCTCCCTGGAGGTCCGCGTGCGCCGCATCCACCGCCGCGACCTCAACCGGACGTGGGAGTTCCTCAAGCTCGTCTTCCGCGACGTGAACCGGGAGACGGTGGAGTACCAGCGCCCCCGCACCAAGCGCCGCTTCATGGAGGTGTACTCCGCCGAGGGCGTGGAGCAGCTCCTCTATGAGGTGGGCAGCGACATCGTCGGCTACTCCGAGTGCGCCTACGAGGCCAGCGGCGACGACAACTGGGTGAACCCGCGCTGGTTCGAGAAGCGGGGCATGCGGCCGCTCTTCGTGGAGGAGCTGGCCGTGCACCCGGACTACCAGGGGCGCGGCGTGGGCGGCTTCATGCTGGAGCAGCTCCAGCACCTGGCCCGGACCCGGGGCTGCACCCACCTGATGCTGGAGGTGGCCGAGAACAACGAGTCCGCGCTCGCGTGGTACCGCGCGCGCAGCTTCTACAAGCTGGATGCCGCCATCTTCCTGGCCCAGAAGGTGCCCGGCGAGCCGGAGCTGCTGCCCCCGCGAAGGCTCAAACGCAAACAGGCCGCCAGCCCGGAGGCGCCCGCGGGCGCCACGCCCACCACGGGCCCTGCCCCCGCCGAGGGCGGCAGCGCCCGGGCGGGCGCACGCAGGCGGTCAAAGTAA